From one Pristis pectinata isolate sPriPec2 chromosome 12, sPriPec2.1.pri, whole genome shotgun sequence genomic stretch:
- the entpd1 gene encoding ectonucleoside triphosphate diphosphohydrolase 1 isoform X4, translating into MPATREGIRQNKWRKHPIFFIAILLLVSVIVLVTVAVIQSRPLQRKLKFGVVLDAGSSHTALYIYQWPAEKMNNTGLVEQLKSCSVKGPGISSYWTNVEQAGPSLRACLDEAKQSIPEEQHSETPVYLGATAGMRLLRLQNKSQSEKLLQAVEKFIHSYPFDFQGARIISGADEGAFGWITINYLMENFPQVTAGGPPHTLGALDLGGASTQITFVPNGEIESLENSMHFRLYGRSYHMYTHSYLCFGKDQALKMLLQKLTVLDNGTIFSPCFNKGFEKSINVSTFYNSPCTPDSPTRHEMVKLIGTGNSEECRSHVRRLLNHSSCTWSSCSFNGVYQPQVWGKFGAFSAFYYVMNFYNKNETLENVEQVKAAVGRFCNMSWQEAKKVYKMKEKYLSENCFSGHYVLVLLLEGYNFTSSSWNTIEFLKTIKGSDAGWTLGYMLNLTNMIPAELPYTEPLSEASFLSVMVIFSVLVIILMLIALLVIRRVFCRVEQKVLD; encoded by the exons TTCGGCGTTGTCCTGGATGCCGGCTCCTCACACACGGCGCTCTACATCTACCAGTGGCCGGCGGAGAAGATGAACAACACCGGACTGGTGGAACAGCTCAAGTCCTGCAGCGTGAAGG GGCCTGGGATTTCCAGTTACTGGACAAATGTGGAGCAGGCTGGCCCCTCGCTCCGAGCCTGTCTGGATGAGGCTAAGCAGAGCATTCCTGAGGAGCAGCACAGCGAGACGCCGGTGTACCTGGGAGCCACAGCCGGCATGCGTTTACTGAG GTTACAGAACAAATCTCAGTCTGAGAAGCTCCTTCAGGCAGTGGAGAAATTCATCCACTCCTATCCATTTGATTTCCAGGGAGCAAGGATTATATCCGGAGCAGATGAGGGAGCGTTTGGGTGGATTACCATCAACTATTTGATGGAGAACTTCCCCCAG GTAACTGCTGGAGGACCCCCTCACACCCTGGGAGCCTTGGACCTGGGCGGAGCCTCCACACAGATCACTTTTGTTCCCAATGGGGAGATTGAGTCGCTAGAAAACTCCATGCATTTCCGCCTGTACGGGAGGAGTTACCACATGTACACCCACAGCTACCTGTGCTTTGGAAAGGATCAGGCCCTGAAGATGCTGTTGCAGAAACTAACG GTTTTAGACAACGGAACTATTTTCAGTCCTTGTTTTAACAAAGGATTTGAGAAATCCATCAACGTGTCCACCTTCTACAATAGTCCATGCACACCTGACTCACCAACAAGGCATGAGATGGTGAAGCTCATTGGCACTGGGAACTCTGAAGAATGCAGATCTCACGTCAGACGTCTCCTGAACCACAGCAGCTGCACCTGGAGCAGCTGCTCATTTAATGGGGTTTACCAGCCCCAGGTCTGGGGGAAATTTGGG GCCTTCTCTGCATTTTATTATGTGATGAACTTCTATAACAAGAATGAAACGTTAGAAAATGTGGAACAAGTGaaggcagcagtgggaaggttCTGCAACATGTCCTGGCAGGAG GCGAAGAAAGTGTACAAGATGAAAGAGAAATACCTGAGTGAAAACTGTTTCTCTGGACACTATGTCCTCGTTCTCCTCCTGGAAGGCTACAATTTTACATCCAGCAGCTGGAACACCATAGAGTTTCTGAAAACG ATCAAGGGATCAGACGCGGGCTGGACCCTGGGCTACATGCTGAACCTTACCAACATGATTCCTGCCGAACTGCCTTATACTGAGCCCTTGAGTGAGGCCTCATTTTTGTCCGTCATGGTCATCTTCTCTGTCCTCGTCATCATTCTGATGCTCATTGCCCTGCTTGTAATACGGAGGGTATTTTGCAGGGTGGAGCAGAAGGTGTTGGATTAG